The following coding sequences lie in one Natrinema sp. DC36 genomic window:
- a CDS encoding ABC transporter substrate-binding protein, which yields MPESNNWLDDTSRRDVLRYGAAGGVALAAGCMGGGSESTGRTFNVFDPTTGGTAPANRHLNPWNPTQSGCWHPGANIFDRAVVHSPASNEGYSIIAQEWEMVEDTTMEFRLSDEFTWHNGDQVTAQDWALQFDIALGILAMQAEDGGRPHPLVESAEAVDETTLHVNFHDALDESWALQNATADLAGREGRGIFTKSGEEPWEGWKTRLDEEDNSVLQEITTSSEPALSEDTVGNGAFQVSEIGDATVVMEVYEDHPHSGNIDLKEYRLDLYESGKPTQPYSAQEVDAAHTGFPVQEDLQGRMPEGHTLFRETLSSNKLFAFNCGHGHNYDTPFEDVRVRKAVCHVFDREELPRLLQGVNRPFEWGPCRVPGNILAEGDHPAAEWVKDFTLYGQNDTERATELLTDAGYQRDDGNWYRPNGDRFEINWMSGIERPDHQILIQNLKDFGVAIKQEQVDSATLDERRSAGDYHVMPDGSSANGITAMWTLDLVPNWIQSITHYQPERDIPMPVGDPDGGDGTKTINVENHIRQWQITGDEQYHKELMWWWNQTLPEMEAMFQPDAGAYDGGNWEIDAQDSIINGVDDALYIAPKMEDGTIRYVGGE from the coding sequence ATGCCAGAGTCTAACAACTGGCTCGATGACACGAGTAGACGAGACGTTCTCCGATACGGCGCCGCAGGTGGCGTCGCCCTCGCTGCCGGCTGTATGGGGGGCGGTTCGGAAAGTACCGGCCGAACATTCAACGTATTCGACCCAACGACTGGCGGAACCGCGCCCGCGAACCGCCACTTGAACCCGTGGAACCCCACGCAGAGCGGCTGCTGGCACCCCGGTGCGAACATCTTCGATCGGGCGGTCGTCCACAGCCCCGCGTCGAACGAGGGGTATTCCATCATCGCTCAGGAGTGGGAGATGGTGGAGGACACGACGATGGAGTTCCGCCTCAGCGATGAGTTCACGTGGCACAACGGCGATCAGGTTACCGCACAGGACTGGGCGCTCCAGTTCGACATCGCGCTCGGCATTCTCGCGATGCAAGCGGAGGACGGCGGTCGTCCCCACCCGCTCGTCGAGTCCGCGGAAGCGGTCGACGAGACGACGCTTCACGTGAACTTCCACGACGCGCTCGACGAGAGTTGGGCGCTCCAGAACGCCACCGCCGACCTCGCCGGCCGCGAGGGACGCGGTATCTTCACGAAGAGCGGCGAGGAGCCGTGGGAGGGATGGAAGACGCGCCTCGACGAGGAGGACAACAGCGTCCTCCAGGAGATCACGACGAGTAGCGAACCGGCGCTCAGCGAGGACACAGTCGGTAACGGTGCGTTTCAGGTCTCGGAAATCGGAGACGCCACCGTCGTCATGGAGGTGTACGAGGACCACCCCCACTCCGGCAACATCGACCTGAAAGAGTACAGGCTCGACCTCTACGAGAGCGGGAAACCGACCCAGCCGTACTCCGCCCAGGAAGTCGACGCCGCACACACTGGTTTCCCCGTTCAGGAGGACCTCCAGGGGCGTATGCCGGAGGGACACACCCTGTTCCGCGAGACGCTCTCCTCAAACAAACTGTTCGCGTTCAACTGCGGCCACGGCCACAATTACGACACGCCGTTCGAAGACGTTCGGGTCCGAAAGGCGGTCTGTCACGTGTTCGACCGCGAGGAACTACCGCGCCTTCTCCAGGGCGTGAACCGACCCTTCGAGTGGGGACCGTGTCGGGTTCCCGGGAACATTCTCGCCGAGGGAGACCACCCCGCAGCCGAGTGGGTCAAGGACTTTACCCTCTACGGACAGAACGACACCGAGCGCGCAACCGAACTGCTCACCGACGCGGGCTACCAGCGAGACGACGGTAACTGGTACCGTCCGAACGGCGATCGGTTCGAAATCAACTGGATGAGCGGTATCGAACGTCCGGATCACCAAATCCTCATACAGAACCTGAAGGACTTCGGTGTCGCCATCAAACAGGAGCAGGTCGACAGCGCGACCCTCGACGAGCGTCGGTCGGCGGGCGACTACCACGTCATGCCCGACGGCTCGTCCGCGAACGGTATCACTGCGATGTGGACGCTCGATCTCGTGCCGAACTGGATCCAATCGATCACCCACTACCAGCCCGAACGCGACATCCCGATGCCGGTCGGCGACCCCGATGGCGGCGACGGGACCAAGACCATCAACGTCGAAAACCACATCCGCCAGTGGCAGATTACGGGCGACGAGCAGTACCACAAGGAACTCATGTGGTGGTGGAACCAGACGCTCCCCGAGATGGAGGCGATGTTCCAGCCCGACGCCGGTGCGTACGACGGCGGCAACTGGGAAATCGACGCACAGGATTCGATCATCAACGGCGTGGACGACGCGCTGTACATCGCACCGAAGATGGAAGACGGGACGATTCGATACGTCGGCGGCGAGTAA
- a CDS encoding pectate lyase: protein MASGDSINRTDERGPLSRRRLLALSGVGLAGGLAGCSSSESDSDPTDSSDSTDSGPSGTETETGFDAVLAESPGSSIAPADGFADTSWLDGDAAVVKVTNLEASGEGSLRWALTRPGSTIVIFEVGGVIDLEREHLELSQSETFVAGQTAPSPGITLIRGAVDVNADNVILQHLRVRPGDDFDGPTQFDGINNGGGSNVVVDHCSVTWATDENLSTSAGPANSNISYTNNLVAECLADSLHPKGVHPYGSLVNDESKRVLLGGNCWANNLARTPRLKGGTTSVVASNVMYNFERATNLGGGTEEETLATITGNYYRAGPNTPQNDPMIGATFTDAEGSIEAYIAFNTTDPSSMSVIDAGAQLTRVSSRPLWPENLSAGTSGVYDSVLETVGARPADRTEHDERVLTDVRERTGDYIDSQSEVGGYPDLEATERTLDVPDTGRAEWLAEFTAAVEVAS, encoded by the coding sequence ATGGCATCAGGTGACAGTATCAACCGTACCGACGAGAGGGGACCGCTCTCCCGGCGCCGACTGCTCGCGCTCTCCGGGGTCGGCCTCGCGGGCGGTCTCGCCGGCTGTAGCTCGAGCGAGTCCGACAGCGATCCGACGGATTCGAGCGATTCGACGGACTCCGGACCGAGCGGAACCGAGACCGAAACCGGCTTCGACGCCGTTCTCGCCGAGTCCCCGGGCTCGAGCATCGCGCCCGCCGACGGGTTCGCGGACACCTCGTGGCTCGACGGCGACGCGGCGGTCGTGAAAGTGACGAATCTCGAGGCGTCGGGAGAGGGCTCGCTTCGCTGGGCGCTCACCCGGCCCGGCTCGACGATCGTCATCTTCGAAGTCGGCGGCGTCATCGACCTCGAGCGAGAGCACCTCGAACTGTCGCAGTCCGAGACGTTCGTCGCAGGGCAGACCGCACCGTCGCCCGGAATCACGCTCATCCGCGGGGCCGTGGACGTAAACGCCGACAACGTAATTCTCCAGCACCTCCGGGTCCGGCCGGGCGACGACTTCGATGGACCGACGCAGTTCGACGGCATCAACAACGGGGGCGGGTCGAACGTCGTCGTCGACCACTGTTCGGTGACGTGGGCCACTGACGAGAACCTCTCGACGTCCGCCGGTCCCGCCAACTCGAATATCTCCTATACGAACAACCTCGTCGCGGAGTGTCTCGCCGACTCGCTTCACCCGAAAGGCGTCCACCCATACGGATCGCTCGTCAACGACGAGAGCAAGCGCGTGTTACTGGGGGGAAACTGCTGGGCGAACAACCTCGCTCGCACTCCCCGCCTGAAGGGGGGAACCACCTCCGTCGTCGCCAGCAACGTGATGTACAACTTCGAACGAGCGACGAACCTCGGCGGCGGCACCGAGGAGGAGACGCTCGCCACTATCACGGGGAACTACTACCGCGCGGGTCCGAACACTCCGCAGAACGATCCGATGATTGGCGCGACGTTCACCGACGCGGAGGGCTCGATCGAGGCGTACATCGCGTTCAACACGACCGATCCGTCGAGTATGTCCGTCATCGACGCCGGGGCACAACTCACTCGCGTCTCGAGTCGTCCGCTCTGGCCTGAGAACCTCTCGGCCGGAACGAGCGGCGTGTACGACTCGGTTCTGGAAACCGTCGGCGCGCGCCCGGCCGACCGGACCGAACACGACGAGCGCGTGCTGACCGACGTTCGCGAACGGACCGGCGACTACATCGACAGTCAGTCGGAAGTGGGCGGCTACCCCGACCTCGAGGCGACCGAACGCACGCTCGACGTGCCCGACACCGGGCGCGCCGAGTGGCTCGCCGAGTTCACCGCCGCCGTCGAAGTCGCTTCGTGA
- a CDS encoding pectinesterase family protein produces the protein MTRNPETNDESERRAATEYDIVVADDGSGDYKTVQAAIDAVTDRDPSETVVRIEAGRYEEKLVLPAEKTNVTFVGAGAEETVLTYDDHADVTDVNGDEIGTTGSSSFFVNGDGFTARNVTFENDADHVAQAVAVRVDADRAVFENCRFVGWQDTLYTYGEDTRQYYRECYIEGRVDFVFGWATAVFEDCEIFCVGDKGYVTAASTPEESDYGYVFTDCKVTGDAPSNAFYLGRPWRPYAKTVFVNCSLDDHIKPAGWHNWRDPDNEETATYAEYENSGPGYVPEERVEWADRLTDAEAAEHTSLETVFDGWDPTTRLEDAS, from the coding sequence ATGACACGGAACCCAGAAACGAACGACGAATCGGAGCGGCGAGCAGCGACGGAGTACGACATCGTGGTCGCGGACGACGGGAGCGGCGACTACAAGACAGTACAGGCCGCCATCGACGCGGTTACCGACCGGGACCCGTCGGAGACCGTCGTCCGAATCGAAGCGGGACGGTACGAGGAGAAACTCGTTCTACCGGCGGAGAAGACGAACGTCACGTTCGTCGGGGCCGGTGCCGAGGAAACGGTGCTCACCTACGACGATCACGCCGACGTAACCGACGTGAACGGCGATGAGATCGGGACGACGGGATCGTCGAGTTTCTTCGTCAACGGCGACGGGTTCACTGCGCGGAACGTCACCTTCGAGAACGACGCCGACCACGTCGCACAGGCGGTCGCGGTCCGGGTAGACGCCGACCGGGCGGTCTTCGAGAACTGTCGCTTCGTCGGCTGGCAGGACACCCTCTACACGTACGGCGAGGATACCCGGCAGTACTACCGCGAGTGCTACATCGAGGGGCGCGTCGACTTCGTCTTCGGCTGGGCGACGGCCGTCTTCGAGGACTGCGAGATATTCTGCGTGGGCGACAAGGGATACGTCACGGCCGCCTCGACGCCCGAGGAATCCGACTACGGCTACGTGTTCACGGACTGCAAGGTAACCGGTGACGCACCGTCGAACGCCTTCTATCTAGGCCGTCCGTGGCGACCGTACGCGAAGACCGTCTTCGTGAACTGCTCTCTCGACGACCACATCAAACCGGCGGGATGGCACAACTGGCGCGACCCGGACAACGAGGAGACGGCCACGTACGCCGAATACGAGAATAGCGGCCCCGGCTACGTCCCCGAGGAGCGCGTCGAGTGGGCCGACCGACTCACGGACGCCGAGGCCGCCGAGCACACCTCACTGGAGACGGTGTTCGACGGGTGGGATCCGACGACGCGACTCGAGGACGCGTCCTGA
- a CDS encoding PGF-CTERM sorting domain-containing protein, translating to MTELHTKLRAAILATLMIVSVFAAASVGGAAGSTDATTTANMSSAIQSSADVQEDSLKVMTVSWFRDDGDGNGPYPVPPNEYEGNDSNGIHMFGNAKGDDHIAVDNSTAKNPNGKWDMVALNIEVSADTLEELEPASDDPAEDGVVTQEFLENENWDLEISQDGGDKTLDIAENQENFEPAEVAAPTGPEIPPVMVLADTEEVQTDYMKDGGPDTSLYVWIDPNRATLDENGEEASFETGESYNAKIDIHGQSQDVTFDMVEGDAVFADDASAPNTGQAEVAGESSLSANTDVEMVVVPEDGENQTAETTVTGNMKIGDVSNPGTVPRGTVSATFNLAGMENQELEVYVYGEGGRGSGDFEHLLGSTTMTVDDVIDPNYTIEDTVIRDSKPLTIAYTNPDHKEASAIANQVGDGHLSGDSTIAKNVNVEQPYFDEMFLHYETGTEVFPAIEKSPGADPVEQFTNSPLSLDVTQTNANGEPKTLDLEQNSSGVFLAPDNDSSDARLYNGTEQTGLFFSFKLNDMVFFQDGEKVEPEIGDEFEATLSIETEAQGTIEETITFEIVEGKTVLATDDLELTQSDEAEVTFNSTMARGTAMDIRLVAEGEDFDESTGEMTLDGLGEQICCDGPNTDPWGTISATFDTSDIPQGTELHAEARIVADLPSDYETPVTVAEADGQIVEPPSGTISVSGQSGNGESITIDSLELSDGGFVSVHRGSPTGATVGSSAYLETGTHTDLSVDLGEAVTEDTTLYVLVHTDSNDNEQYDFPISDDPYPAEDSDHLSASFDYTVESSDGGDTSGDDDGNDSSNDGENSDGTPGFGISVALTALLAAGFLLYRRD from the coding sequence ATGACAGAACTACATACGAAGCTGAGAGCAGCGATTCTCGCGACGCTGATGATCGTATCGGTTTTCGCGGCCGCCTCCGTAGGAGGGGCGGCGGGAAGTACGGACGCGACGACTACGGCGAACATGTCGTCGGCAATTCAGTCGTCGGCGGACGTCCAGGAAGACAGTCTCAAGGTAATGACGGTCTCTTGGTTCCGCGATGACGGCGACGGTAACGGCCCGTACCCGGTTCCGCCAAACGAGTACGAGGGGAACGACTCGAACGGCATCCACATGTTCGGTAACGCCAAAGGGGACGACCACATCGCGGTCGACAACTCGACGGCGAAGAACCCCAATGGCAAGTGGGACATGGTCGCGCTCAACATCGAGGTCAGCGCGGACACGCTCGAGGAACTCGAGCCCGCCTCCGACGACCCCGCCGAGGACGGCGTCGTGACGCAGGAATTCCTCGAGAACGAGAACTGGGACCTCGAGATCAGCCAGGACGGCGGCGATAAGACGCTCGACATCGCCGAGAACCAAGAGAACTTCGAGCCGGCCGAAGTCGCCGCGCCCACCGGACCGGAGATTCCGCCGGTTATGGTCCTCGCCGATACGGAAGAGGTCCAGACAGATTACATGAAAGACGGCGGTCCGGACACGAGCCTCTACGTCTGGATCGATCCGAACCGCGCGACGCTGGACGAAAACGGCGAGGAAGCCAGCTTCGAGACCGGTGAATCGTACAACGCGAAGATCGACATCCACGGCCAGAGCCAGGACGTCACGTTCGACATGGTCGAGGGCGACGCGGTCTTCGCGGATGACGCCAGCGCGCCGAACACCGGCCAGGCCGAGGTCGCAGGCGAGTCCTCGCTCAGCGCCAACACGGACGTCGAGATGGTCGTCGTTCCCGAAGACGGCGAGAATCAGACGGCCGAGACCACGGTCACGGGTAACATGAAAATTGGCGACGTCTCGAACCCAGGCACCGTGCCGCGCGGTACGGTGTCCGCGACGTTCAACCTCGCCGGCATGGAGAACCAAGAACTCGAGGTGTACGTGTACGGTGAAGGCGGCCGCGGAAGCGGCGACTTCGAACACCTCCTCGGTTCCACGACGATGACGGTCGACGACGTCATCGACCCGAATTACACCATCGAGGACACGGTCATCAGGGACTCCAAACCCCTGACGATCGCGTACACGAACCCGGACCACAAGGAGGCCAGCGCCATCGCCAATCAGGTCGGTGACGGCCACCTCTCCGGCGACTCCACGATCGCAAAGAACGTCAACGTCGAGCAGCCGTACTTCGACGAGATGTTCCTCCACTACGAGACGGGGACCGAAGTCTTCCCGGCGATCGAGAAGTCACCGGGCGCCGACCCCGTCGAGCAGTTCACCAACTCACCGCTCTCGCTCGATGTGACGCAGACGAACGCGAACGGTGAGCCGAAGACGCTGGACCTCGAACAGAACAGCTCCGGCGTGTTCCTCGCACCGGACAACGATTCCTCCGATGCGCGTCTCTACAACGGGACCGAACAGACGGGGCTGTTCTTCTCGTTCAAGCTGAACGATATGGTCTTCTTCCAGGACGGTGAGAAGGTCGAACCCGAAATCGGCGACGAGTTCGAGGCGACCCTCTCCATCGAAACCGAAGCGCAGGGGACTATCGAGGAGACCATCACCTTCGAAATCGTCGAGGGCAAGACAGTCCTCGCGACCGACGACCTCGAGTTGACCCAATCCGATGAAGCGGAAGTAACGTTCAACTCCACGATGGCTCGCGGTACCGCGATGGACATCAGGCTCGTCGCGGAGGGCGAGGACTTCGACGAGTCCACCGGCGAGATGACGCTCGACGGGCTCGGAGAACAGATCTGCTGTGACGGCCCGAACACGGACCCGTGGGGGACGATCTCCGCGACCTTCGACACGAGCGACATCCCGCAGGGAACGGAACTCCACGCGGAGGCACGCATCGTGGCTGACCTGCCCAGCGACTACGAGACGCCGGTGACGGTCGCGGAGGCGGACGGCCAGATCGTCGAGCCGCCGTCCGGAACCATCAGCGTCTCCGGTCAGTCCGGTAACGGCGAGAGCATCACCATCGACTCGCTCGAGCTAAGCGACGGCGGGTTCGTCTCCGTTCATAGGGGATCGCCGACCGGCGCAACGGTCGGTTCATCCGCTTACTTGGAGACCGGAACCCACACCGATCTGTCGGTCGACCTCGGCGAAGCCGTGACTGAGGACACCACGCTGTACGTGTTGGTCCACACCGACAGCAACGACAACGAACAGTACGACTTCCCGATCTCCGACGATCCGTACCCGGCGGAGGACAGCGACCACCTGTCCGCTAGCTTCGACTACACCGTCGAGAGCTCGGACGGCGGGGATACCAGCGGCGATGACGATGGGAACGACTCCAGCAACGATGGAGAGAATTCCGATGGCACGCCCGGCTTCGGCATTTCCGTCGCGCTGACGGCACTGCTCGCCGCCGGCTTCCTGCTGTACCGCCGCGACTGA
- a CDS encoding Gfo/Idh/MocA family oxidoreductase, whose protein sequence is MTGDSDAITVGVVGIGSLGRRLAEQFVELDGSELVALADVNEAALADVGEEFDVPETGQYTEYERMIEEGGLDAVGIATPNGLHYDQTLAALDADLHVLCEKPLATNVEDAYEVTRRAEESDDVVMVGYQRHFNPAYHMARERWALGDRDPRFITGEITHDWQSYYENMNDWRMDPELSGGGHLLNVGTHVIDAILWTTGLKPTEVNANVEFHDDEQIFDKQSTINIEFENGAMANVSDTGVVARTREHVHIWDEEGAVYLEGREWDDRTGYTIDDEGTERDPYFGYSRRLSKGSAFLESIVEGTDPPATVYDGLKAVVVTMAAYESGRREERVDIDEEFPFLDGVFE, encoded by the coding sequence ATGACCGGAGACTCAGACGCGATCACTGTCGGTGTGGTGGGTATCGGGAGCCTCGGACGACGGCTCGCGGAGCAGTTCGTCGAACTGGACGGCTCGGAACTCGTCGCGCTCGCGGACGTGAACGAGGCGGCCTTGGCGGACGTCGGCGAGGAGTTCGACGTTCCGGAGACGGGCCAGTACACGGAGTACGAACGGATGATCGAAGAGGGAGGGCTCGATGCGGTCGGCATTGCGACGCCGAACGGGCTCCACTACGACCAGACGCTTGCGGCCCTCGACGCGGACCTCCACGTGCTCTGCGAGAAGCCCCTCGCCACGAACGTCGAGGACGCCTACGAGGTGACTCGGCGTGCCGAGGAGAGCGACGACGTCGTGATGGTCGGCTATCAGCGACACTTCAATCCCGCCTACCACATGGCCCGCGAGCGCTGGGCGCTCGGCGATCGGGATCCCCGTTTCATTACCGGGGAGATCACTCACGACTGGCAGTCATACTACGAGAATATGAACGACTGGCGGATGGACCCGGAACTCAGCGGCGGCGGCCACCTGCTGAACGTGGGCACCCACGTCATCGACGCCATCCTCTGGACGACGGGCTTGAAGCCGACCGAGGTCAACGCGAACGTCGAATTCCACGACGACGAGCAGATATTCGACAAGCAATCGACTATCAACATCGAGTTCGAGAACGGTGCGATGGCGAACGTCTCCGATACGGGCGTCGTCGCTCGGACGCGCGAACACGTCCACATCTGGGATGAGGAGGGCGCAGTCTACCTCGAGGGCCGCGAGTGGGACGACCGGACGGGCTATACCATCGACGACGAAGGGACCGAACGCGACCCGTACTTCGGCTACAGCCGCCGGCTGAGCAAGGGGAGCGCGTTCCTCGAGTCCATCGTCGAGGGGACCGACCCGCCCGCGACGGTGTACGACGGGCTCAAGGCAGTGGTCGTGACGATGGCCGCCTACGAGTCCGGCCGCCGGGAGGAGCGGGTCGATATCGACGAGGAGTTTCCCTTCCTCGACGGCGTCTTCGAGTAG
- a CDS encoding glycoside hydrolase family 28 protein, translating into MVSTASINVRQRGATGDGERRDTEVLQSALDEAAENGGTVRLPPGEYLSAPLVVGDDTTLQLDAGATLLFVRDYEAFPSAKSRWEGWDQVGFHPCLRVYEAENVEITGRGTIDGQGDYWWQFYEADESEIPDGLRERLAEFSERNEKEDDVSSFTLRPPLFQVYDSENVSVSGVTLKRSPFWNTHVVYSDNVTLHDVNVANPADAPNGDGIDIDSSQHVRISDSYINAGDDAICIKSGKNEEGREVGIPAAQITVTNCTVEAGHGGVVIGSEMSGDVRDVTVSNCTFTNTDRGIRIKTQRDRGAVVEDLRFDTIVMRHVACPFVINGYYFMDIDSDEIPVDEGTPMVRNVNFHDITARDVESAAFLAGLPEQHFEGISFDNVEIDATRDLGASDLSPAMASNYEQRHGLFCKSIDDISFTNVEIRTPEGPALTFEETESVTFDDLEVTADSGPAVVLQDVDRTVVSGCDGAKSPETFLEAGGEGVVSLAGNHGSLAAGIDAEDGVIVEDEN; encoded by the coding sequence ATGGTATCTACGGCCAGTATCAATGTACGGCAACGCGGTGCGACGGGCGACGGAGAGCGACGGGACACGGAGGTACTCCAGTCGGCGCTCGACGAGGCGGCCGAGAACGGCGGAACGGTCCGTCTCCCTCCCGGAGAGTATTTGAGCGCGCCGCTAGTCGTCGGCGACGACACGACGCTCCAGCTGGACGCCGGGGCGACGCTGCTGTTCGTCCGCGACTACGAGGCGTTCCCGAGCGCGAAGAGCCGCTGGGAAGGGTGGGATCAGGTCGGCTTCCACCCGTGTCTTCGGGTGTACGAGGCCGAGAACGTGGAAATTACGGGTCGCGGAACCATCGACGGCCAGGGCGACTACTGGTGGCAGTTCTACGAGGCCGACGAGTCGGAGATACCCGACGGACTCCGAGAGCGACTGGCCGAGTTCAGCGAACGAAACGAGAAGGAAGACGACGTGAGCAGTTTCACGCTCCGCCCCCCGCTGTTTCAGGTGTACGACAGCGAGAACGTCTCCGTCTCTGGCGTGACGCTGAAGCGCTCGCCGTTCTGGAACACCCACGTCGTCTACTCGGACAACGTCACGCTCCACGACGTGAACGTGGCGAACCCAGCAGATGCGCCGAACGGCGACGGCATCGACATCGACTCCTCACAGCACGTCCGCATCAGTGACTCGTACATCAACGCGGGCGACGACGCCATCTGTATCAAGTCCGGGAAAAACGAGGAGGGTCGCGAGGTCGGTATCCCCGCCGCCCAGATCACCGTAACGAACTGCACCGTCGAGGCCGGCCACGGCGGCGTCGTCATCGGGAGCGAGATGTCCGGTGACGTGCGCGACGTGACGGTGTCGAACTGTACGTTCACCAACACCGACCGCGGGATCCGCATCAAAACCCAACGCGACCGGGGAGCCGTCGTCGAGGACCTCCGCTTCGACACCATCGTCATGCGCCACGTCGCGTGTCCGTTCGTCATCAACGGCTACTACTTCATGGACATCGACAGCGACGAGATCCCCGTCGACGAGGGGACGCCGATGGTCCGGAACGTAAACTTCCACGACATCACGGCCCGCGACGTGGAGAGCGCCGCCTTCTTGGCCGGCCTGCCCGAACAGCACTTCGAAGGCATCAGTTTCGACAACGTCGAAATCGACGCAACGCGGGATCTCGGCGCCTCCGATCTGAGCCCCGCGATGGCGAGCAACTACGAACAGCGCCACGGGCTGTTCTGCAAGTCCATCGACGATATCTCGTTTACGAACGTGGAGATTCGGACCCCCGAGGGCCCGGCGCTGACGTTCGAGGAAACCGAATCCGTGACCTTCGACGATCTCGAGGTGACGGCCGACTCCGGCCCAGCCGTCGTCTTGCAGGACGTGGATCGGACGGTCGTGAGCGGCTGCGACGGGGCGAAGTCCCCCGAAACGTTCCTCGAAGCTGGCGGCGAGGGCGTCGTCTCGCTCGCCGGCAATCACGGCTCGTTGGCGGCCGGTATCGACGCCGAGGACGGCGTCATCGTCGAGGACGAGAACTGA